The Planctomycetia bacterium genome contains the following window.
CGCTGAGCAATTGCTCGACGCGATCTGCCGCGTGACGAATGTGGAAGAGAAGTACGCCGGCCTGCCGAGCGGCACCCGCGCCACGCAGTTGCCGAGCCCTGACGTTGACAATTACTTCCTCAAGGTCTTCGGCCAGCCGGCGCGCGAAACGGCCTGCGCCTGCGAGCGAGCCGGCGAGTCGAACTTGTCGCAAGCGCTGCAAATGATCAACGGGCCGCTCGTGCATGGAAAGATTCGCGACGCGAAAAATCGGGCCCGCACCTTGGTCACCGCCGGTAAGAAGTATCCGGAAGTGATCGGCGAATTATACGTCGCGGCGTTTTCGCGCAAGCCGAGCGAACCGGAACTGAAAGCCGCGCTCGACCATATCGCCCGCTCGGCCGATCCGCAGCGCGGCCTTGAAGACGTTTGCTGGGCGATACTGAATACGAACGAGTTTTTGTTTCAACACTAAACCGCACGACGCTCTCTCGCGAGCTCCTGCTTTTTCCGATTCCATGAGGTTGCTGATGTTCTCGAACCGTCGCACGATGGCTGCTTGGGCTTTCTCCGCAATGCTGGGCTGCGCTTCTTTTGCAAGCGCGCCGGTAGCCGCCGCGGACAAGCCGAAGGAAGAGAAGAAGCCCGAGGCAACGAGCCCCGCCGTGAAGCCGGCGGAAGTAAAGAAGGAAGCTCCGAAGCCGGATGCTGCAAAGAAGGAGCCGGCGAAGGTCGAACCTGCGAAGCCTATAGCGAAGCCGGAAGCTACGAAGCCCGCTGCCGTGGCAAACCCGGCTCCCGCGAAACCGCAAGCAGCTCCCGCGGTCGTCGAGAAGAAGGAAGCGCCGAAGGTCGAGCCGGCCAAGCCTGTCGCTGCAAAACCGGAAGCGACCAAGCCCGCACCCGCTAAGACGGAAGTTGCCAAACCTGCCGCGAAGCCTGAAGCGCCAAAATCCGAACCCCCGAAGCCGGCTGTCGTTGCCAAGCCTGAGGTGAAACCCGCCGCCGCACCCGCCGCGCCGACTACCGGCAATGCCAAGCTCGTCAGCTTCAAGGCCGAGATCGCGCCGCTGTTGGTGAAGAACTGTCTCGCTTGCCACGGCGCAAGTGATCCCAAGGGAGACTACCAACTCCACACGTTCGCGCTGTTGATGAAGGCCGGCTCGGGCTCCGAGCCGCTCGTCGCCGCGGGCAAGCCCGAGAAGAGTGAGTTCTTGCGGCTGCTTACGTCTAAGGAGAAGGAAGAACGGATGCCGAAAGACGGCGACCCGCTTCCGGCCGAGCAAATCGCGTTGATCACCCGTTGGATCGCGGAAGGGGCTAAGTACGACGGCGGCGACGCCAAGGCCGAGCTCGTCTCGATCGTTCCGCGCAAGGCTCACGCGGCCCCTCCCGAGGCCTATCGCATGGCCGTGCCGGTCACGTCGCTGGCGTTCGACCCGAGCGGCAAGGAACTGGCCGCCGGCGGATACCATGAGATCACGGTTTGGAATCCGGTCGACGGCAAGCTCGTGCGGCGCATCAAAGACGTCGAGCAGCGCGTCTTCGGCCTCGCCTATTCGACCGACGGCAAGCTCTTGGCCGCCGCCGCCGGAACTCCCGGCGTCTCGGGCGAAGCGGCGTTATACGATCCCGCCAAGGGAACGCTCGTGCGTCGGTTGGGCTCGATGAGCGATGTCGCACTCGGCGTCGCCTTCTCGCCCGACGGCAAGCGACTCGCCGTCTGTTCGGCCGATCGTTCGATTCGCCTCTACGACGTCGCCTCGGGTGCCGAAACGTTGCTCATCGAAGACCATGCCGATTGGGTCATGACGGTCGCCTGGAGCGCCGACGGCACGAAGCTCGTGTCCGGTTCGCGCGATAAGACTTCGAAGCTGTTCGACGTCAAAACCGGCGACTCGATCACCACCTATCCCGGCCACGGCGAGACGGTCCTCTCGGCCGCCTTCGCACCCGACGGCAAGAGCGTCTTGACCGGCGGCTCCGACAAGAAAATCCACATTTGGAGTCCGACCGACGGCAAGAAGATCAACCAAATCGCGAGCGGCGGCGATGTCTATCGTCTGCAAATCGCCGATGGCGAAATCTGGAGTTGCTCGGGCGATAAAACCGCCAAGCGCAACAAGCTGACCGACTACGCCGCGATCGCGAGCCTGACGGGCCACGCCGATTACGTCTTCAGCCTCGCCTTAAGCTCCGCCACGAAGCGGGTCGCCACCGGCGGCTTCGACGGGGAAGTGAAAATCTGGGACACGGAAACGAACAAGCCGGTCGTCAGCTTCAGCGCCGCGCCGGGTTTGGTCGTCGCCGTTGCAACACCGGCGGCGACTCCGGTTACCCCGGCCGCTAAGAAATAAGCGCTCGTCGATTATCCGGCGACGAAGAACGGGACCGTCGCGAGCGCGGCGGCCGCGAGCCACAGCGCTGCGCGGGAGCTTCGGCCGGCGAGCAGGTCGTCGACCCGCAGGCCGACATGCACGATCGCGAGGCCCCAGATCGCGAGCAGAAACGCGGCCGTCAGCTTCCAACCTCGAACCTGCGAGGTGTAAGCCTGAGCGATCCGAACCCATTCCGCTTGCAGGTGAGCATCGAACTTCAATTGCACGTGTAGGAAGATTCGATCGGCGCCATCGACTCGGACGCGCTCTTCCCATCGTTCGCCGATGATCCGCCGCGCGAGATCTTCGTCCTTGAGCTCGACCGCGGTCGGCACCGACCCGCCGGCGGTCGCTTCATTCAAACGTTCTAAGTATTCCTGCACGGCGCTTCTCACCGCCGGCAAGACTTGCTTCTCGCACTCTTCGCGCGTGCTTTCGGGTCCGACGATCGTTTGCGTCTCATAAACTCCGTCGCGCAAGCCGGCCGGCGCGTCGACCCACGCCGGGCGATCGGCGGCCGGGGCCGTCGGCAACATCAGCAGCAACGTGAAGAGCGCGTTCATGCGAAGGTTCGCCTCGCGATACGGACGCCGCTTTTACGCGGCAGCGGAAAGGCGAACGGCAGCAAGAGCGCCGAGCCGGCGGGAACGAGCATGCCCCACGGTTGCGGAAACGGAAAGACGAGTTGCACCACGCCTGCCCAGAAGACGGCGACGAACACATCTCCCACGCGCCATCGGCTCGTCCGCTTGGGCAACGTCATGCCCCACCAATCGACCAGCAGAAACGAGAAGCCGAAGTAGCCCATGTAAGCGGGGTACGAAGGGCGACCGGAAACGTAACACTCGGGCCAACTCTCCGGTTTCACGCCGATCAAGAGCGTGCGAAACGACCCGTCCTGAAATGGAATGCCGAAACCGAGATACTCGGCATAGCCCCACGAAGCCGCGCCGGTCGCGATGCCGACGAAGAAGAACATCAAGCGTCGGCTCGCAGACTCGCGGTCGAGATAACGGACTCCTTTAATGACGAGGGTCGTCAGCGCGACGGCCGTAAAAGTCGTGGCCGAAGCCCAGAGATAGGTCGTCGTTTCCGGCTGATCGACAAGCAGCAACAACAGCAAACGGACGACGATCAGCGACGCTCCGAACAAGAGCAAGAGAGAACCGGTCGCGTCGATGGCGAACGGACGGAGCGCCGGCCGGTCGTTCGCCTCGACCGGAACGATCACTTGCGTGACGCGCTCGTCGTCGGCGATGACGACGGCCCGCGCTTTCCGACCGATGGCGAGCGTGAGCCCGACGACCGCACCGATCGCAACGACGGAGACCACTCCGAGGGCCGCAAGTTTCCTGCCGGAGATCGATGGAGCGCTCGGCGTCGAGAGCTGCGGCAAGCGGGCGCGAGCCGGATCAAGCTTCACCAAAGCTTCGTATTCCGCTCGTTCGGCAATCGCGAGTTGCTTCGAGCGCTCCGCATTTCGGATCCCGACGAAGGTCATCATGAGCAGACATAACACGAAAGCGCACGCGGAAACGACGGCGATCGCTCGACGGCCGAAGCGGCCCGGCGCCTCCCGGCCCGGAAACGCCTCGGTGGCACGTAGCGATAAGCGCTTGCCGTCGGCGAGCCCTTCGCCGGAGGCATCGCTACGGCGTAAATGATTACGAACGAACAAGAAGGCCGATGCGCCCCCCGTCAACAGGACCGCCAGCGCCGCAATCGAGAAGAACCACGGCACCGATTGGAGCACATGCCCGAGCTTGAATACGCTGCCGAGGACGAGCGCCACGACGATCGCCGGCCCGATGCTTTTGCGCATAAATCGCTCGGGACCGGCGCTGCGCGGCCCAGGCTTCAGCATCGTCTCCAGAGACCTTCGCCGCGCCGGACGAGCTCCGAGCGAGGTCGGATCGGCCGCTAAGGATTTCTTCGGAGCGGTAGCGACGAGCGCGGCGGCATCCGTCGTCGGGTCGATCGAATGCAAAAACGCTTCGACCGTTTTCGGCCGTTGTTCCGGGTCTTTCTTCAACGCCGCGCCGATGGCCGAGCGATACGGTTCCGCCAGCGGCGTCAGGTCGGGCTCAGCGAGCAGATGCTTCATCAAGATCTCGCCGACGCTCTCGCCGTCGAACGGCAGCCGACCCGTCAACAACTCGTAGAAGAGAATGCCGAGTGCGTAGATATCGATCTGCTTGCCGTAGCGTCCGTTGGCGATCTCGGGAGCCATGTAGTGAACCGTGCCGACGCTTTCGGTCTGTCCGCTTCGCCGGCTCGAAGAGATGAACTTCGAGAGCCCGTAGTCGCCGATTTTGACGAAGCCGTTTTCGACGAAGATATTCGCGGGTTTCAAATCGCGATGCACGATCCCCGCTTGATGCAGATAGCCGACGCCGGCACCGATGCCCCGGAGGATCGCGATCGCTTCGGCCGGCGGCATCCCCTCGGCGGAGCGCTCGATGATGTCGGTCAGTCGCTCGCCGGCGACGTATTCCATGACGATCCAATGGTTCTCTTCGGCGTCGACTCGAACGTCGTACAATGCGATGAGGTTCGGATGCTTCACGTTCAAGCATTGCATCACGCCGCGCAATTCGACTTCCAGATTGCGGCGCACGAGCTTGAGCGCCACATCCTTGCCGGCATCGCTCACGGCATAGTAGACCTCGCCGAAGCCTCCCTGACCGAGCCCTCGTTTGATCACGTAGCCGGCCAGCACGCGCGAACCGGGGCCATGCGTATAGGCCGGCCCGCGCGCCGCGGGAGCGCGCGCGGTGAGATTGCGCGAAGCCGGATTCTGCGGCTCGTCGCGCGCTGCGGGATTCGAAGGATCGGGTTGCACGGGATTCATAACGGCAGCGAGCGGAAGAAGCGTTCGAAGCTACGAAACTCGACTACGGGAGCGGTTCCAATTGCAGCGAAAAGTCGTCGGCGCGGATCCGCGCCGCGTGGTGGATCGTGACGGTGCCCGACGTGCGAGCACCGTCGACATCATACGAACCGTCGGCGCGAAACACCAAGGAGCCGTCGGGCCTGCGGTGTAAGACCAACGTGCGAGGCCAAGCGGGAGCCGACAGATGCGCATCGTTTTCGGGTCCGATCAGGCAGGTATCGGCAAGCAGCAGAATGCCGTCGGCATGGGGTTGCAGACGGTGCGAGCTAGCCGGATCGAGCCGCGCCGTCAGACCGAACGATTGCGGAAAGCGAAACGTCCAGCGCGGGCCTCGTCCCGGCTCGTCGCCGAGTTCGAGCAGAGCGCCGTCGCCGACCCAAGTCGACTCTTGCACCACGGCCCCGTCGACGAAACAGCCCTTCTTCAACGGGCGGAAGCGATAATGCTCGCCGACGCGTGCGAGTTCGGCATGCCGACGAGAGACGTCGGCCATCACCGCGATATCGACCTCGCTCCGCTCGCTCGAAAGCGAGGTCACGGATGGCAAGAAGGGGCGAACCGTCGACGACGGCCGTCCGAAGACGACCGCCGCCCGTTCGCAAACCAAATAGCCCCCGACGCCGTCGATCCACAGCATGAAGCGAGCTGAAGTAGGGAGCACGGCATTCATGATCGCAGCGGCTCTCGAATCGACGGTAAAGGGTTCATACCCGATCTTAGCGCTTCGTAACCGCCGCTTCGGCCGGAGCTTCGGTCGGAGCATCTTCGAGCGAGATCGCGACGATGTCGGACTTCGCTTGAGCGGTTTGCGGAGCGTTGAAGTAGGCGGTCACTTGTTCGACGATATCGCGGCTCGCGATGTCGCCGAGGGGAATTTCGTCGAGCGGTTTCGTTTCCGCGGCGACGAGCCTCTCGGAGACATCGAGACGGGCTTTGAGTCCGGCGATCAATTGCTTCGTCCGGCTGAGGCGGCCGTCGTCGAGGCAAAGGCTGCTCGTCGTTTGGGCCGCTTCGACCATCTTCAAGCGCGAATCCAATTGCTCGATCTCGACTTCTAGTTGCTTCTTCGCGGCGAGCATGCCGTTCATCTTATCATGAGCCGCCCGCAAACTCTGCTCGCGAGCCGTGTGCATTTTACGCAAGTTGTCGAGCGTTTCGTCTCCCGTCTTACGCCGCTCGAAGCGGCGTGCGAGATCGGTCTTCACGGCCTCGGGCGTATACGACTTGCCGGCATACTTGAGCGGCGTCGTGCCGCCGGCGGCGAGATCGTTTTTCAAGCGGAGAATATCGGCCGCATCCTTCTCGCGAACTTTCTCTTGCCGCTGGATTTCGCTCGTCAGCTGACCGAGTGCCGCCTCTTCTTGCGCGATCGCGACCATGTTCTTGCGGACCTCGGGAATGAGATCGTTCAGCATGGTCCTGGCCCGACGAATCTCGAAGTCGAGCGGCACCGACGACTGCACGGACTCGCGCACTCCGTCGACCGATGTTTTGACGTAACTCCAACAGTTCTTTCCCAATACGCCGAAGGTCATCAGCGTGCCGACGACGAACATTCCGACAAACTTGTGGCTCATAAAATCCCTCGCCCGGTTGAATTCCCCATTTTGCCCCCGGCCGAACGAAATGCACGGCCCCGGAGAGTTGTTCGCCGGCGGGATGCCGATCTTGGAAAAAATTCGGAGAGAATTTTCAGCACGCTTTTTCAGCGTCGACGTGGGCGGTCCATCATGAACAGGCCGGCCACCATGAGGCCGACG
Protein-coding sequences here:
- a CDS encoding DUF1553 domain-containing protein gives rise to the protein AEQLLDAICRVTNVEEKYAGLPSGTRATQLPSPDVDNYFLKVFGQPARETACACERAGESNLSQALQMINGPLVHGKIRDAKNRARTLVTAGKKYPEVIGELYVAAFSRKPSEPELKAALDHIARSADPQRGLEDVCWAILNTNEFLFQH
- a CDS encoding serine/threonine protein kinase, yielding MNPVQPDPSNPAARDEPQNPASRNLTARAPAARGPAYTHGPGSRVLAGYVIKRGLGQGGFGEVYYAVSDAGKDVALKLVRRNLEVELRGVMQCLNVKHPNLIALYDVRVDAEENHWIVMEYVAGERLTDIIERSAEGMPPAEAIAILRGIGAGVGYLHQAGIVHRDLKPANIFVENGFVKIGDYGLSKFISSSRRSGQTESVGTVHYMAPEIANGRYGKQIDIYALGILFYELLTGRLPFDGESVGEILMKHLLAEPDLTPLAEPYRSAIGAALKKDPEQRPKTVEAFLHSIDPTTDAAALVATAPKKSLAADPTSLGARPARRRSLETMLKPGPRSAGPERFMRKSIGPAIVVALVLGSVFKLGHVLQSVPWFFSIAALAVLLTGGASAFLFVRNHLRRSDASGEGLADGKRLSLRATEAFPGREAPGRFGRRAIAVVSACAFVLCLLMMTFVGIRNAERSKQLAIAERAEYEALVKLDPARARLPQLSTPSAPSISGRKLAALGVVSVVAIGAVVGLTLAIGRKARAVVIADDERVTQVIVPVEANDRPALRPFAIDATGSLLLLFGASLIVVRLLLLLLVDQPETTTYLWASATTFTAVALTTLVIKGVRYLDRESASRRLMFFFVGIATGAASWGYAEYLGFGIPFQDGSFRTLLIGVKPESWPECYVSGRPSYPAYMGYFGFSFLLVDWWGMTLPKRTSRWRVGDVFVAVFWAGVVQLVFPFPQPWGMLVPAGSALLLPFAFPLPRKSGVRIARRTFA